The region AGCGCGCCTGCACACCCCACAAGCGCGGCGTGGTGTGGGTGTTGATGACTCGCGCAGCCAGCGCGGCGGCGGCCGGTTCGAAGACGTAGCGCAGCTGGAAGGTCGATTGCAGCTCGGCCGATGACGGCAGCGCCGCGCCGCTGCGCGCAGACGCGTTGGCTGCGCTGCTGCGCCCCGACGTCACCAGCGTGCCTTTGCCGGGCATGGCGCGGATGAAGCCGAGCGCTTCCAGCATCGACAGTGCTTCGCGCAACGATGCGCGACTGATGCCGAGCGACTCGGCAAGATCACGCTGGCCCGGCAGCATCTGTCCGGTCTTGTACGTCCCGGACAGGATCTGGCGCTGCAAGGTTTGTGCGGCAATATTGGGCATGCTCATCGGTTTCCCCTTTTTGGTCTGACTGGTCAGACCGCTAGAGGCGATATAGCAATTGACATGCCACCTGTCCGCTGAAACGTCGGTTGCGCAGCGGTGACGGCGGTTGCGGGAGAATGCGAGGGAGTGTTTTCGGACGCCGGCAGCGGTAGCGAAGATGCGCCGAAATACACCGCTGCACAAATTTCATGCAGCGATGGATCGCTAAGCGTGCACGCCTTCCGAATGGAAAATGGAGAATGCGTCCTGCACGACCGGGCGCAGATTCTTGCGCCCAGTGACGATCAGCCAACTGGCATCGTCACCGGAGAAGAAGAAGAACGTCAGGCCGGACGCGGGACCTGCATCGTGTGGCGCGCAACGTAGCGGTACAACAGCAGCGCGCTGATGCCGCACACCGCCATCAGCGTCGTCAGCGGCAAGGCGGTGCCGTCGTGCCACACGCCCATGATCACGCCCGACAGCATGCCGATGCCGAACTGCAGCGTGCCCATCAGCGCCGCCGCCGTGCCGGCTTGCTTGCCCTGCTGCGCGAGTGCGATGGCCGAGGCGTTGGGACCGACGAAACCGTGGCACGACAGGAAACCGAAGAAGCCGATCAGCAGCAGCGGCAGGCTTTCATAACCGCAGGCCACCAGCACCGCCACGATGGTGGTCAGGATCGCGGGAATCCAGATGATCTTGCCGAGCACGCGGTCGGCGCTGCGCTTGAGCACGAGGCGCGCATTGATCTGCGAACAGGCAATCAGGCCGATGGCGTTGGCGCCGAACACGAAACCGAAGTTCTGCGGCTTGATGCCGTGCAATTCGATCAGCACGAACGGGCCGCCTGAAATATAGGCGAACAGACCGGCCTGAATCAGGCCGCCGCACAACACGTAGGCCATGAACTGGCGATGGCGCAACAGGCCGAGATACTGCCGCAGCACGCGTCCAAGATGCAGCGGCACCACGTGCGCCTGGTCGCGTGTTTCTTCCATCACGCGATGGGTGCAGATCAGGCAGATCCCGCCGAATACGGTCAGCGTCGCGAAGATCGCGCGCCAGGTCGAAAACGTCAGCAACAGGCCGCCGATGAAGGGCGCCAGGATCGGCGCCAGGCCGAACACCAGCATCAGCATCGAGAACGCGCGCGCCGCGCCGTCGGCGCCCATCTTGTCGCGCACCACGGCGCGCGGGATCACCATGCCGGAACTGCCGCCCAGGCCCTGGAAGAAACGCAGCACCAGCAGCGTTTCAATGTTGGGGGCAAACGTACAGCCGATCGAGGACAGCACATACAGGCAGATACCGAAATACAAAGGCGGCTTGCGGCCGAAGCGATCGCTGATCGGGCCGTAGAACATCTGTCCCAGCGCCAGCCCGCTCAGGAAAGTCGACAGCGTCAGCTGGATGGTGCTGCTGGCCACGCCGAGGTCTTTGGCGATGAAGGAAAAACTGGGCAGGTACATGTCGATCGACAAGGCGCCCATCGCCGTCAGCGCGGCCATCAGGATCAACCAGCCGGGAAGACGTTTGCCCTGAAAAGGCGAAGAATCTGTTTGCATGAGGAAAGTACAAAAGTCCGAATCCGGCCGATGGCTTATTGATGGCCTTGTTGATGGCCGGCATAAGAAGACAAGGCTGGGAACGATCGGAACATGAGAGGAGAAGCGTGGCGCGCAGGAAAACGCGCATGCCGCATTATACCGGCTGACGGGTATTCCTTCAGGCGACGATTGCGGTACGGCAATGCGGCAACACCAGACACGCGATACATTCCGGATTGGTACCGCGCGATCCTGGCACGACCGGCAGTTACGGCTCTCGCAATCTTTTTTTTGATGATCACTCAACATTCATTCAGCAATTAACCAAAAAGATGGCACACTGATCATCGACAATAATTCACATGAGATGCCGTCAGAATTGCTTGTTTGACCGACACTCTCGTACTACTCAGAATGTTTTGAGCCGTATCTTTGGGGAAGCTTCAGGAAGATTCATGAGTGAGGGAAGAATAACAAGAATCGCCGCGCGGGCCATGTTCCCTGTCACCCGGTTGCTTCCTGCTTTCCTGCTGTGCTTGCTGGGGGCGTGCGGACAGGATGCCGACACGGTCTCTTCCGGACCAACCCCGCTGGGGCAAACGCAGATCACGGCACTGGTGTGGGCGCCCGACTGGCCCGACGAGATGCATCGCATCGCCAACGAATTCCATCGCGCCCATCCGAACATCAGCGTCGATGTGCAATTCATGATCGGCAATTCAGTCGAAGAAAACCTCAAGCCCAAGATCGCCACCCGCAATTTGCCCGACCTGGTCTCGGTCAATCCCAACGCCTACAGCGCCGAGCTGGCGGAACAGGGCATATTGACCGATCTCGGCGAGACTGCGGCCTGGAACAACATGCTGGAATCGCTCAAACCCGACTGGACCAGCCGGCACGGCAAGCGCTTCGGCATTTCCGGCGGCGTTGCGGCGACGCTGATCTACTACAACAAGGCAATGTTCCGACGCGCCGGCATCGCCGCACCGCCGACCAGCTTCGAAGAATTCCTGGCGGCCTGCGCCGCACTCAGGAAAGCCGGCTTCACGCCGATGGTCTGGACCGGCGCCTTTCCCAACACGCTGGCCAACGGGCCGTTCAGTTTCGGCTTCGCCAACGGCGTGGCGGCGCACCATCCGCGCGATTGGAAACAGCGTATCGCCGACGGCAGCCTCGACCTCGCCAACGGCGACGCCGTCGACATCTTCGCCCGGATCAAGCTGATCGCCGACAAGGGGTACCTGCAGCGCGGCTTCATGAACACCAGCTATGACGAAGGCATACGGCTGTTCGCCGACGGCAAGGCGGCGATGGCGTTCCAGGGGACGTGGTCGTCGGGCGCGCTGATGCACGGCAAGGATTTCGACACCGGCGTGTTCGTGCCGCCCTGGAACGCGCGCGGCAAGACAGTGGTGCCGGTGGTCGGCAGCGAGACCGGTTTCGCCGTGTGCGACACGCCGCGCAAGAAGGCGGCGTTGCAGTTCCTCGAGTTCATCTACGGCAAGGGATTTGCGATCCAGCAGAACAAGCGCCAGAACATCCCGCCGCTCAAGCAGGTCAGCGGCAAGGTGGTGAGCGACCCGCTGATCGTCGACTACGTCCGTCAGGTGACGCAGGCGCCGCTGACGGCGCCGCTTTATTACTCTTACCTGCCGACCAATACCATCGAGTTGCTGCATCCGCTGCTGCAATCGGTCCTGTTCGGCAAGACCTCGCCACGGCAGGCGGCGCTGACGCTCGACAGGTCGATCCGCCATGAAGCGCGCACGGAGAACAAGTAAGCCATGAGCCGCGCACCCGCACTTCGCCGGAAGGACGCCGCCGCATGAGAAAGATGCTCGACCTGCTGTCGCTCAAGCTGCTGCGCCGGATCGAGATCCGCTATCGGCTGATCAATTCCTTCCTGCTGGTGTCAATGCTGCCGCTGGTGATCGCCGGCATCGTGGCGTATCGCGAATCGAGCAGCGCCTCGCAGGAAAAGGTGCGCATCTTCGCCGCCGAACTGGTCAAGCAAGTAGCGCAGAACATGCTCCAGCAAATCGAGAAGATCGAATCCTCGAGCGAAGAACTGGCGATGTCGGAGCGCATGCAGAATGCGCTCGCCGGCTACTACAGCAAGAACCCTGCCGAGCGCGCCGCCGGGCATGGCGAGATCATCCGCCTGCTGCTGGAAAATTACGGCTCCTTCGAATACGTCAATCAGAAATACGTGCTCGACCGCCGCCACCGCATCATGGATCCGCAGGTGTTCGCCCAGCTCGGCGACGGCGTCGCGCGCTTCGCCGAAGATGCTCCCGACATGAAGGGCCGTCCCTACTGGGACGTCTACAGCACTGCCGCCGGGCAGAACAGCGTGGTGATGCTGCGCGACATCCTGTTCAAAAGCAACAACCGCGTCGCCGGCACGCTGTTCGTCGGCTTGCGCCCGCTGCACTTCTCGCGCATCTTCGAATCGGTCAACCTCGGATACGGTTCGCGCATGCTGGTGATCGATGCCCGCGACGGCCATGTCATCGTGAGCGCCAATGCTGCCGACGGCAATGCGCCGGAGTCAGGCCTGGTCGTCGCCGTTGCCCGCAACGTGGCAGAGGGCCGCGACAATTTCGTGTCTTACCGTGACGGCGACAACAAGCAGCAGCTCGCCGCTTTCGCGCCGGTGCCGCACACCAACTGGATGGTGGTCAACATCACGCCGCTCAATGCGCTCAACACCGAAGTGCGTTCGATCCGCAACAAGATCATCGCCATCGGCGTGCTGTGCTTCATCCTGGCGCTGGTGCTGTCGTTCATCATCGCGCGCAGCATCTCGCTGCCTCTCAAGCAGTTGGTCGGCGTGATGAAAGCGACCCGCACCGGCAATTACCTGATCCGAATGGACTACGAAGGCCGGGATGAAATCGCGGTGCTGTCGCAGCGCTTCAACGAGATGGCCAGCAAGGTCCATCAGCACAACGAGCGTCTGGAAGAACTGGTGGCCGAACGCACGCGTGAACTGGAACAGGCCAACCATCAGCTGGAAGCGCTGAGCGCCACCGACAGCCTGACCGGCATCGCCAACCGGCGCCGTTTCGACGAGGCACTGGGCGGGGAATTGCGGCGCGCGGTGCGCTCTCAGAAACCGCTGGCGCTGATGATGCTCGACGTCGATTATTTCAAGAATTACAACGACCGCTACGGCCACCTGGCCGGTGACGATTGCCTGCGCGCCATCGCCCGCGTGCTCCGCACCAGCTCGCGCCGCGCTACCGACCTGGCGGCGCGTTACGGCGGCGAAGAGTTCGCCGTGATCGTGGCCGAAAGCGACAGCGCCAATGCCATGCAGCTCGCCGAGAATATCCGCAATGCCGTTGCCGCCCTGCAGATCGCGCATGAGGATTCACCGTTCGGCTGCGTCACCTGCAGCATCGGCGTCACCGCCGTTCAGGTCGATGAAGACATGAGCACCGACACGCTGCTGCGGCTGGCCGACGTCGCGCTGTATCAGGCCAAAGCACTTGGCCGCAACCGCGTGGCGCTGAGCGATCCTGCCGGCGCGACGGGATGATCTCCAATCTCCGGCAGCGATCTGCCGCGATGTGAACAAGCCGACAACTTTGCTGCAATGCGATGCCGGCAGCCATACATAAAGGTCCTTAACTGGAACTTATTTCCCGGCCTTTTCCACGGATTGCCGGCCATGCCGACGGACTAGGATGCAATGTTGGGAACATTTGATCCCCCCGAGTGCGTTCCCATGCAGGTTGCACAAAAAACAATATTGAGACGAAAGAAAATCAAATGAAAAATATGCGCATCGGCTCGCGCCTGGGTCTGGGTTTTGCATTGGTATTGTCCTTGCTGGCGTTGATGACGATCGTCGGCGTCTGGCGACTGCAGGATATCGGCGGCCGCACCGCCACCATGATCGCGCTGGACTTGCAGAAAGAACGGCTGGCGTCCGAATGGGCCGCCAACATCGACGCCAACGGCGTGCGCACGCTCGCGGTCATCAAGAGCAACAACGCCGATCATCAAAAGTTCTTCAAGGACCAGATGGCCGGCACGGTCGATCGCACCAGTGCAGTCCAGAAGCAGCTCGACGAGCTGATCAAGTCGGATGAAGGGCGCAAGCTGTTCAACTCCCTGCTGGTGCAACGCAAGGTCTACAACGACTTGCGCAACAAGCTCATCAAACTCAAGGAAGGCGGCGACGAGGCGGCTGCGCTGGCGGGGTTGGACAACGAACTGATTCCTGCCATGAAGGAATATTCCGCACGCGTGAATGCCGTCGCGACGCATCAGCGCGATGTCATCAATCGCAACGCGGCGATTGTCGATGAACAGTACCGCTCGGGCCGCACAATCCTGATTGCGGTGGGCGTGCTGGCGCTGCTGGTGGGCATCATCGCATCGTGGCGCCTGTCGGATGGCATCACACGGCCACTGCGCCGCGCCGTGCAGGCCACTTCCGCAGTCGCAGCCGGCGACCTCAGCATGCATGTCGTGGTGGATCGCAAGGATGAAATCGGCCAGTTGCTGCAAGGCCTGCACGACATGTCGCAAAACCTGCTCAAGACCATACGCGAAGTGCGCAGCGGCGCCGACACCATCGCCACCGCCTCCAGCGAAATCGCCACCGGCAATCTCGACCTGTCTTCGCGCACCGAACAGCAGGCCGGCTCGCTGGAAGAAACCGCCTCGGCGATCGAGCAACTGGCCTCGACCGTGAAACAAAACGCCGACAATGCGCGCGAAGCAAATCAATTGGCGCTGACCGCATCCAGTGTCGCGGTCGAAGGCGGTGCCGTGGTCGGCCAGGTGGTCGACACCATGGGTGCGATCAACGAATCGTCGCGTCGCATCGTCGACATCATCAGCGTCATTGACGGCATCGCCTTCCAGACCAATATCCTTGCCTTGAATGCCGCAGTGGAAGCGGCGCGCGCCGGCGAACAAGGCCGCGGCTTCGCGGTGGTGGCGTCGGAAGTACGCAGCCTGGCGCAACGCTCGGCCTCGGCGGCCAAGGAAATCAAATCCCTCATCGACGACTCGGTCGACAAGGTCGGTTCGGGCACACGCCTGGTGGAGCAAGCCGGCAAGACCATGACCGAGGTGGTCAGCAGCGTCAAACGCGTGAGCGACATCGTCGCCGAAATCAGCTCGGCCACGCAGGAACAAAGCACCGGCATCGGCGAAGTCAACCACGCCATTACGCAGATGGATCAGGTCACGCAACAGAATGCGGCGCTGGTGGAACAGGCGGCGGCGGCGGCCGGTTCGCTGCAGGAGCAGGCGGCCAGACTGGCACAGGTGGTGAGCGTGTTCAAACTCGACGCCAACGCGGTGGCGGCCGCTCCGAAAACGGCAGCACCGCCGCGGAACATTACGCCGCAGCGTCCGGTCATCGCTGCCACGCAATCATCGACGCGCGACGATAAGCCGAAAGCCCGCGCCATCGTAGCGCCTCAACCGCGCCCGGCGGCGATCAAGGAGAACCCCGATGACTGGGAAACATTCTGACCCGCAGCGAGCAGATGCGATCATGAAATCTTGATCGCACGCTGAAAAAAGGGGCGCCCGACTTGCATCGGGCGCCCTTTTTATTTCTTGCAGCCGCTTACAGTTTGAAGTGCCGCCCTGCTTCAGCCAACTTGCCGGCTTGCGTCTGCAACAGTTCCGACGTCGCCGAAGCCTGTTCCACCAGCGCGGCGTTCTGCTGCGTGGTGTTGTCCATTTCGGTGACGGCCTGGTTGATCTGTTCGATGCCCTGGCTTTGTTCTTGGCTGGCGGTGGCGATTTCGCTCATGATCGCCGTCACGCGCTTGACGCTCTCCACCATCTCGCTCATGGTCGCGCCGGCCTGCTCCACCAGCTTGCTGCCGGAGCCCACTTTTTCCACCGAGTCGCCGATGAGCGCCTTGATTTCCTTGGCGGCCGCAGCCGAGCGCTGCGCCAGGCTGCGCACTTCCGACGCCACCACCGCGAAGCCGCGGCCTTGTTCGCCGGCGCGCGCTGCTTCCACCGCCGCATTCAAGGCGAGGATGTTGGTCTGGAAGGCGATGCCGTCGATGACGCTGATGATGTCGACGATCTTGTTGGAGGACTCGTTGATCGCGCCCATCGTATCGACCACTTGCGACACCACGCCGCTGCCCTTGACTGCAACGTCGGAAGCGTTCTGCGCCAACTGGTTGGCCTGGCGCGCGTTTTCGGCATTCTGCTTGACGGTGGAGGTGAGCTGCTCGATCGAGGCGGCGGTTTCTTCCAGCGAGCCGGCCTGCTGTTCGGTGCGCGACGACAGGTCGAAATTGCCGGAGGCGATTTCGTTGGCGGCGGTGGAAATCGAATCGGTGCCGATCTGGACCTCAGAGACGATCTTGCGCAGGCCGGTGTTCATCTCGTCGAGCGCCTGCATCAGTTCGGCGATCTCGTCCTTGCCCTGTTTCTCGATGTGGGCGGTCAGGTCGCCGGCGGCGACCATGCGCGCGACGTCGAGCGCGCGCTTGAGTGGCCTGGTGATGCTGCGCGAAATGATCAGCACCGCAACCACGCTGATGCCGACCAGCAGTACGCCCAGCAACAGCATCAGCTGCATCCCGCGCGCATTGGTCTTGTCGATGTCGGACGCCATGCGATCGATGGCATTGCGCTGCATGTCGAGTAGGGCGTGCACCTTGTCCGAATAAAATCTGGCGGCGGGATCGAAGGCGTCCTTGTAGGCTTTTTCGGCGGCATCGGCGTCGCCAGCCTTGCGCGAATTCATGACCAGTTCCTTGGCGGCCTGGTATTTGTTGCGAGCGGCGATAATCTCCTTGAACAAGGCCTTCTCGTCATCCGAGCTCAGCAGCGGTTCAAGCTTCTTGATGATGCCGCTGCCCGATACCACGCTGGCGGCGATGACGTCCTTGAAGGTCTCCGACAGCTTGGCGTCGGAACTGCGCGCGATCATCGAGGTGCGCGCGATCGCCGAATACGTCAGGACGAACCAGTCGGCCACCAGGCGCTCCTTGGCCAGCGGCAGTTCCATCATGGAGCGGGTGGCGTCGGAGTTGCGCTTGGCGTTGACCAGCCCTGTTGTGGTGGAAATAATCGCCAGCAGCAGGACGATGGCAAAACCGGTAATCAGGCGACCGGAAATCCGCATGTTGGAAAGTTGTTTCATGATGGCTGTCATCCCCGCGCACTGTCGTTGTGTTTATGTTTCCCTGGTGCCGGTTCTGGTCCGGACCCTGATGCAGATTACCGCGTTTTTCCGGTATGGCAAACACAAGTTTGGGCGAAAGCAACACTGTTGCGCAGCAGCATTCGAGACGATCTGTTCAGCGTTCCCCGCGCGTGAACGGCACACGTATGCCTTCGGCGTCGCTGCGCAGCGCCAGGTCGATGATGGTCATGACATCGATCGCATCCTGCGCCGGTACCGGGAACGGCTTGCCGTCCAGCAGCGTGTCGGCCAGCGCACGATAGAAGCCGGCGTAGTCGCCGTCCAGGGTGGCATGTTCGCCCTGCCGGTCCTGATCACCGTCAGCTTGCCGCAGCCATCCCGGCGGATTCTTGCCGAAACCGGCATCGCCCGGACGCAAGCCTGCCTTCAGCTGATCTTCCTGAACGTCGAGTCCGTTGATCAGATAACTGCCGCGCGTGCCGTGCACGGTGAAACGTGGCGGCGGCAACGCGCTCAGCGCGCTGGCATGCAGCACCACTTCCTTGTCGGCGTAGTGCAATTGCAAATGGACGTAGTCCGGCACCTGCGCGTTGTCGCGCTGCTGTCGCACGGTGGCCGACAGCGACTGCGGCGCCCCGAACAAGGCCAGCGCCTGGTCGATCAGATGCGGGCCGAGGTCGAACAGCAGCCCGCCGCCGTGCGCCGCTTCTTCGCGCCAGCGTTTCGGGATGACCGGGCGGAAGCGGTCGAAGTGCGATTCGAAATGCGTCACGCGGCCGAGCGCACCGTCCGCGATGAGCGTGCGCAGCGTCATGAAGTCGCCATCCCAGCGGCGATTGTGGAAGGGCGCGAACAGCAGCCCGCGCTGTGCCGCCAGTCGCGCCAGTGTTTGCGCGTCGGCACCGGACAAGGTGACCGGCTTGTCGACCACGACATGCTTGCCCGCTTCCAGGGCGCGGCGCGCCAGATCGAAATGGGTGTCGTTGGGCGTGGCGACGACGATGCAAGCGATGTCGTCGCGTGCAATCAATGCATCGAAGTCCGGCACGATGTCGGCCTCGGGATAATCGGCGCGAGCGCGTCCGGCCTGCGAGGTGGCGATCACCCCAAGCGCGGTACGCCCGCTGCCGGCGATCACCGGCGCGTGGAAAGTGCTGCCGGCAAAGCCGTAGCCCATCAAACCCAGCTTCAATTTCTCGGACATGGATGCGCTCCCGGTTCTAAGATCGTGGACAGGTTCTCAGACTTTTTTGACGAACTCGGTCTTCAGGCCCATCTGGCCGAAACCATCGATCTTGCAATCGATGTCGTGGTCGCCGTCGACAAGACGGATGTTCTTGACCTTGGTGCCGATCTTGACCACACCGCCGCCGCCCTTGAGCTTGAGGTCCTTGATCACGGTGACGGTATCGCCGTCCTGCAGGATGTTGCCGGCGGCGTCGCGCCAGACCTTGCCGCTGTCCTCCTCCGCTTCGGCGGGCTTGATGGGCCACTCATGGGCGCATTCGGGGCAAACATACAGGGCGCCGTCTTCGTAGGTGAATTCGGACTGGCATTGCGGACAGGGGGGCAAGGTGCTCATGATGACTTTCGTGACGATGCGGTGGCGCGCCGGATGCGTGCCGCCAAGCGCACAGTATACCGCCCGGCCATGCTTCTCCCGCACTAGCCCGCTATACTGGAACGAATTTCACCGGATAAACCGATAAGCGTGAGATGCGTTCCGCCCATCGTCGTTGAATGTTTTCAGGCAGGAGTTGGCATGCTGCAGTCGCTTTCCCATATTCCCGTTCATCGCTTGCGCAAGGAGTGCCCGCCGGGCGCTTGCGTGTGCGATCGCGAGAGCCTGCTCGACAGCGCCGCGACCAACCCCGACACCGACGTGCGCGTGCTGATGCTGACCCAGGAGCAGGAGCGCAGGCTGCTCGAACGCATCGAGCGCATTTCCAGCTACGACGATTTGCAGTACGTCGCCGGACTGCTTTACCAGCAACTCGGCGTGGTCTTGCGCATTGCTCCCAGTCCGCGCGAAGTGCGCACCGTGCGCGGCTTCCTGATCCTGCTGGAAGAGCGTCCCGGCCTGTGCAAGAAAACCCGCCAGGCAGTACCGGCGGCAATCCGCAAATGCCTGGAAAACAATCCGGACATCGCCTTCGCCATTCTCAACGCCCACGATCTGCTGGGCGGCGCCTGAGTCCGGTTCTTCTGCCACGCCGATATATTCAGAAATCGCGTAAGCATCATCGAAAGCATTCGTTCTGCTGAAACGTCGCTTTGTTTAGTCTTGACGTCTTGACACTTTTCGGGGGCAAGACATGACAACAGCATCCACTACATCGAACAGACGCCGCCTGGTATTGCAGAGCGCCGCGGCGGCCGCACTGGCCGGCGCCGCCGGCTGGAGCAACGCCGCCGAAGAGCGCACGCTGCGCATCGGCTACCAGAAGTTCAACACGCTCAATATCCTCAAGGGCACCGGCAACCTGGAAAAGGTGCTGGCGCCGCTGGGCTGGAAGGTGAAGTGGTTCGAGTTCGCGGCCGGGCCGCAGCTGACCGAAGCTCTCAACGCCGACGCCATCGACTTCGGCCACGCGGCCGATACGCCATCGGTGTTCGCCAACGCCTCGGGCGTGAACGCGGTCTATCTCGCCGCCGAACAACCGTATCCGAAAGGCATCGGCATCTTCGTCGCGCAGGACTCGGCCATCCGCTCGATCAAGGAGCTCAAGGGCAAGAAGGTGGCGCTAGGCCGCGGCTGGAACGTGCAATATCTGCTGGTGCGCGCACTCGAGGAAGCCGGCCTCAGCTACAACGACATCGTACCGGTATATGTCTCCAACGCTGCCGACGTGCGCGCGGCTTTCCAGTCCGGCAACGTCGACGCGGCCGGATTGTGGGATCCCTTCCTGGCCGGCCAGGAAATCTCGACACGCCCGCGCATCCTGCGCGACGGCACCGGTCTGTCGAACAACCGCACCTTCCATCTGGCAGCGCCGAAGTTCGTCGACCAGAACAAGAACATCATCCGCGTCCTGTTTGCCGAACTGAAGAAGACCAACAACTGGACCCAGGCCCATCCGCAGGAAACCGCCGACCTGCTGGCGCCGCAGCTGGGCGTCGATCCCAAGGTGCTGCGCCTGGCGACCGAACGCCGCAACTACACCACGGTGCCGATCGACGCCGGCATCATCCAGGAACAGCAGCAAATCGCCGAAGCCTTCTACAAGCTCAACCTGATCAAGAATCCGGTGCAGGTCAAGGACAAGGTTTACGGCGAAGCACTGTTGTAAGCGCCTCAGATGACGATACATCTCGCGGCCTTCCTGATCGCCGGCAATGCGGCCCACAGCCAGGTGCTGTGGCGCCATCCGCGCAGCGCGCCAGGCGGATTCCTGACGCTGGATTACTACAAGCGCATTGCGCAGACGCTGGAACGCGGCAAGTTCGACCTGCTGTTTTTCGCCGACCGGCTGGCGGTGTCGACGCGCTTCGGCGGAAGCCATCGCTATGGCGTGGCGCACGGCGACCAGGATGCGACGCGCATGGATCCGCTGCCGGTGCTCGGTGCAATTGCCGCGGTGACGACGCACATCGGACTCGGCGCCACACGCTCGACGACCTACTCGCAACCGTACAGCCTGGCGCGCGAGTTCTCCACGCTCGACCATCTGTCCGCGG is a window of Herbaspirillum hiltneri N3 DNA encoding:
- a CDS encoding oxidoreductase — protein: MSEKLKLGLMGYGFAGSTFHAPVIAGSGRTALGVIATSQAGRARADYPEADIVPDFDALIARDDIACIVVATPNDTHFDLARRALEAGKHVVVDKPVTLSGADAQTLARLAAQRGLLFAPFHNRRWDGDFMTLRTLIADGALGRVTHFESHFDRFRPVIPKRWREEAAHGGGLLFDLGPHLIDQALALFGAPQSLSATVRQQRDNAQVPDYVHLQLHYADKEVVLHASALSALPPPRFTVHGTRGSYLINGLDVQEDQLKAGLRPGDAGFGKNPPGWLRQADGDQDRQGEHATLDGDYAGFYRALADTLLDGKPFPVPAQDAIDVMTIIDLALRSDAEGIRVPFTRGER
- a CDS encoding zinc ribbon domain-containing protein YjdM; amino-acid sequence: MSTLPPCPQCQSEFTYEDGALYVCPECAHEWPIKPAEAEEDSGKVWRDAAGNILQDGDTVTVIKDLKLKGGGGVVKIGTKVKNIRLVDGDHDIDCKIDGFGQMGLKTEFVKKV
- a CDS encoding sulfonate ABC transporter substrate-binding protein; amino-acid sequence: MTTASTTSNRRRLVLQSAAAAALAGAAGWSNAAEERTLRIGYQKFNTLNILKGTGNLEKVLAPLGWKVKWFEFAAGPQLTEALNADAIDFGHAADTPSVFANASGVNAVYLAAEQPYPKGIGIFVAQDSAIRSIKELKGKKVALGRGWNVQYLLVRALEEAGLSYNDIVPVYVSNAADVRAAFQSGNVDAAGLWDPFLAGQEISTRPRILRDGTGLSNNRTFHLAAPKFVDQNKNIIRVLFAELKKTNNWTQAHPQETADLLAPQLGVDPKVLRLATERRNYTTVPIDAGIIQEQQQIAEAFYKLNLIKNPVQVKDKVYGEALL